Within Mariprofundus sp. NF, the genomic segment CACAACAAAATTAAAGAACAACAAAAAGGGCGCCCCGAAAGGCGCCCTTTTTATAATTGAGTGTGTTGAATCAGGCGGCTTTTACAATCTTGCCGGAGCGCAGGCAGCTTGAGCAAACCTTCACTTTACGTGTCTGACCTTCAACAACTGCACGGACCTGCTGCAGGTTAGGCAGAAAACGACGACGAGTCGTATTATGCGCATGACTGACATTATTGCCTGACATAGGGCCTTTTCCACATACTTCACAACGCTTTGCCATTTGACTATACCTCCGAAAACGGGGCGCACTTTAGGTGAATGCTTCCCGGCATACAAGTAAAAAATGGCGGTTTTTTCAATGAATCGAAATATATCGCAATTTTCCGTTAAGAAGCCGGAGGTTATAGCAGTTATAGAGGCTATGCGAGGTAATAGATCCAATGCTGGTCACAACTTCAGCGTGATGGTTGTTTGCGGGTTGAGCAGAGCTCATTGATCGTTCAAGATAAGGCGATGTACGATATTCTGGCTCAACCGATGACCCGCATTGCAGGGGTAGGTGCCGCGCTTGAAAAGCGGTTGTTGACGCGTGGTATCGCTTGCATGGGTGATCTGCTGCTGCATCTGCCCAAGGATTACGTGGATGATCGCCATGTTTCTGCGATTGCCCACCTTCAGGATGGTGTGAGTTCCCGCATTATTGGTCGTATCATCAGTAAGCAGGCGCGCGGTTTCGGTCGTAACCGGCAGGTTATGATCAGACTTGCTGATGATTCCGGTCAGATTGCACTCAATTTTTTCCACTCCGGTTACATGATGAGCGATGCCCGACTCTCCGAGGGACGCGAGATATCTGTGCGTGGTGTGGCAGAGCACTGGAAGGGTTATCTGCAGATGAGTCATCCCGAATGGTGCGTGACTGAATCATTTAATCCCGGTTTTCAACCTGTTTACGCCAGCCTTGCCGGCCTGGGCGGCAAACGCATCGGCAACATTATCCGGCAGATTCTCTCGCTTATGCCTGCCAATGCTCGCAGTCCTCTTGATGCTCTATTGCAAGAGCAGTTCCACTTTCCTACTCTGATTGAAGCATTTAAACGGATTCACCATCCCGATGAGTTGGGGCGTGATGGGCTGGTTCGGGCTGAGGCACGGTTGAAAAGCGAAGAGATTATTATCTATCTGCATCTGATGCGGCAGAAGAAAAAGGCCGCCGTCTGCTCAGCCGTTTGTCTGAATGATGAAAAACAGAGCAGTGCTCTGCATGACTCTTTTCCTTTTCCTCTTACTGATGCGCAAAACTCGGCCTGGTCGGATATTTCAGCTGACCTGCAATC encodes:
- the rpmB gene encoding 50S ribosomal protein L28; its protein translation is MAKRCEVCGKGPMSGNNVSHAHNTTRRRFLPNLQQVRAVVEGQTRKVKVCSSCLRSGKIVKAA